The uncultured Hyphomonas sp. genome includes a region encoding these proteins:
- a CDS encoding organic hydroperoxide resistance protein: MPTSVFYKTQAVATGGRDGHAETLDGSLKVNLSTPKELGGAGGDGNNPEQLFAAGYAACFIGAMKAVASQNQHLKVPADAKVTSTVGIGPRSEGGFGLTVALEVSLPGLERELAEELVHKAHEVCPYSNATRNNIDVELKVA, translated from the coding sequence ATGCCGACAAGCGTTTTCTACAAGACCCAGGCGGTTGCTACCGGCGGCCGTGACGGCCACGCCGAAACCCTCGACGGCAGCCTGAAAGTGAACCTCTCCACCCCGAAGGAACTTGGCGGGGCAGGGGGCGACGGCAACAATCCGGAACAGCTGTTCGCAGCTGGCTATGCAGCCTGCTTCATCGGGGCCATGAAAGCCGTGGCCTCGCAGAACCAGCATCTCAAAGTCCCGGCAGACGCGAAGGTCACCTCCACGGTCGGTATCGGCCCGCGCTCGGAAGGCGGATTCGGGCTGACGGTTGCTCTGGAAGTCTCATTGCCGGGGCTGGAGCGTGAACTTGCCGAGGAGCTGGTGCACAAGGCGCACGAAGTCTGCCCTTACTCCAACGCGACCCGCAACAATATCGATGTTGAGCTGAAGGTGGCCTGA
- a CDS encoding N-acetyltransferase, whose protein sequence is MTEITHDQNMMRYSYFENGIEAYLTYERPRAGHVHITHTIVPGPLGGRGLGKRLVEAAMADVIASGETVSSSCWFATALIEKTPEWSAAQA, encoded by the coding sequence ATGACCGAGATCACCCACGATCAAAACATGATGCGCTATTCGTATTTCGAGAACGGCATCGAAGCCTATCTCACCTATGAGCGCCCGCGCGCCGGTCATGTCCACATCACCCATACGATCGTGCCGGGCCCGCTGGGCGGCCGCGGTCTCGGCAAGCGCCTTGTCGAAGCGGCCATGGCCGATGTGATCGCCAGCGGCGAGACCGTCTCGTCCAGTTGCTGGTTTGCCACCGCGCTGATCGAGAAAACGCCGGAATGGTCGGCCGCGCAGGCATGA
- a CDS encoding response regulator → MNCDDCAILLVEDEFLIALDVQMRLQEAGYAVLDPVASVEDAMSALDQAKICAAILDMNISGSTSIPIAERLQSEGTPFIFLSGNDTYRLKENFSDHMVLTKPIDYGQLMARLREICGT, encoded by the coding sequence ATGAACTGTGATGATTGTGCAATTCTCCTTGTCGAAGACGAGTTCCTGATCGCGCTGGACGTGCAAATGCGCCTTCAGGAGGCGGGTTACGCTGTCCTGGATCCGGTTGCCAGCGTGGAGGATGCCATGTCCGCCCTGGATCAGGCGAAGATTTGCGCGGCGATCCTGGACATGAATATCAGCGGATCAACATCAATTCCGATTGCCGAGCGCCTTCAATCCGAAGGGACGCCCTTCATCTTCCTGTCAGGCAATGACACTTACCGCCTGAAGGAGAATTTTTCCGACCACATGGTTCTGACAAAGCCCATTGATTACGGACAGCTCATGGCCCGGCTCAGGGAAATCTGCGGCACCTGA
- the pspC gene encoding envelope stress response membrane protein PspC, producing the protein MSRHSRPYRDAVHGEDRTYGSPNPKRFYRSRDDKVIAGVCGGLAERFGWEPVLVRVLAVLAFFFVMGPLALIAYVTIWMITPRRPFGLASVSPDEDAFWRNVSDRPRVTFGNLKYTFMDLDERLRNIERKVTSDEWRLRKEFRDLEQGNN; encoded by the coding sequence ATGTCCCGCCACTCCCGCCCATACCGCGATGCCGTTCACGGCGAAGACCGGACTTATGGCTCCCCCAATCCCAAGCGTTTCTACCGCTCCCGCGACGACAAGGTCATTGCCGGTGTCTGCGGCGGCCTCGCTGAACGCTTTGGCTGGGAACCCGTCCTGGTCCGTGTCCTGGCCGTGCTTGCCTTCTTCTTCGTGATGGGGCCGCTCGCCCTGATCGCATATGTCACCATCTGGATGATCACACCGCGCCGCCCTTTTGGTCTGGCGTCGGTTTCTCCTGATGAAGACGCATTCTGGCGCAACGTTTCAGACCGGCCGCGCGTCACCTTCGGCAATCTCAAATACACCTTCATGGACCTCGATGAACGTCTCCGGAACATCGAGCGCAAGGTCACGTCAGACGAGTGGCGCCTGCGCAAGGAATTCCGGGACCTCGAACAAGGCAACAACTGA
- a CDS encoding PAS domain S-box protein — translation MSRATVKRIDDASLPPLDTDGITNPLAYGAVGIAHIDSDGTILRCNQRFADMLGYTPEELAGMHSDAVTDADDVELQTMLFREILAGKRRSFQMNKRYFHKDGSVVWAILTVGCARNAEGEVEHFVAIISDVTEKHNTSQALAESEARFRATFENAAVGMAIIGTDGAWLRVNQRVCEIVGYKSQELMKLTFQDITHPDDLDIDLGLLQETIEGKRDNYSMDKRYFHKDGSLIWVKLTVGSVRNEIGEVEYFISVIEDITSEKRKDEALNESEKRFRATFESAAIGMAQVGPDGSWLHANRKVCEILGYSEAELKQRNFQSLTHPEDLPLGIAQMEEMLTGKRSSMQIEKRYIRKDGEIVWANLTVACVRNDAGGVDYMISVIEDITEKKQIRRDLMESETRFGAAQQTMPDGFMIFSSIRNERGRIEDFQCEYGNPAAGRLLAIDPEDMPGHRMLVRNPLNADIGLFDIYCGVVESGRTAQGELQFPFQNGTIKWFRYSIVKVDDGFAVAFTDISDAKAAELKLKESEERFRAAQQTTPDGFLMFGTVHDDNGEIADFVCEYANPAAHLIARREGQDMVGQTLLKDTELERNHPLFHMYTRIVETGEPLETEALLPITKEGRWLRIAAVKIEKGFAVTFSDVTDRKKSELRLQESEARLRAFHQTAPDGFVIFRSIRNAAGEITDFRFVYANPAAQQTSELSEEELKQTTMLAEAPALKSVGVLDKYIDIAETGKPWQGEFFYPGEFRQAWYHVTAVKVDDGIAISYKNISAQKQSEARLREQEERARAILNSLISFVTLLTPDGIILEVNDSALATANLSQSDVVGKYFWDTYWWSHDADAREELRQCVLQAAKGERVRHDTTIRISGDERIAVANLLAPVLDDDGAVTSVVASGFDISDRKKAEQHREMLVDELSHRVKNSLATVQTIASHSLREASDLESFRETFVGRLMAISKCHDLLVDTTRNDADISQLVRDQVLPYAQGGIDRQVTMSGPPLVLGPEAAHTFGLILHELATNAAKYGALSNEQGRLDISWKRGPDPQQPDAVLTWVETGGPVVEPPTRRGFGSVLIEQSLSHALGGKAKIEYRPEGLWAEFRFRKRAQ, via the coding sequence ATGAGTAGGGCCACCGTCAAGCGGATCGATGATGCGTCCCTCCCGCCGCTCGATACGGATGGGATAACCAATCCATTGGCCTATGGGGCGGTCGGGATTGCGCATATAGATTCTGATGGCACCATCCTGCGGTGCAATCAGCGTTTTGCCGACATGTTGGGCTACACGCCGGAAGAACTTGCCGGCATGCATTCCGATGCCGTCACGGATGCAGATGACGTCGAGCTGCAAACCATGCTGTTCCGGGAGATACTCGCCGGGAAGCGGCGGTCTTTCCAGATGAACAAGCGCTACTTCCACAAGGATGGCAGCGTCGTCTGGGCCATCCTGACCGTCGGCTGCGCCCGGAATGCGGAGGGCGAAGTCGAACATTTCGTCGCGATCATCAGCGACGTCACGGAAAAGCACAACACATCCCAGGCGCTCGCCGAAAGCGAAGCGCGGTTCCGGGCAACGTTCGAAAACGCCGCCGTCGGAATGGCAATCATCGGCACGGATGGTGCCTGGCTGCGCGTGAACCAGCGGGTTTGCGAGATTGTCGGATACAAGTCCCAGGAGCTGATGAAGCTCACCTTCCAGGACATCACGCATCCGGATGATCTCGATATCGACCTGGGCCTCCTGCAGGAGACCATCGAGGGCAAACGCGACAATTACTCGATGGACAAGCGCTACTTCCACAAGGATGGCAGCTTGATATGGGTAAAGCTGACCGTCGGCAGCGTTCGCAACGAAATCGGAGAAGTCGAGTATTTCATTTCGGTGATCGAGGATATCACCAGCGAGAAGCGCAAGGATGAGGCGCTCAACGAAAGTGAAAAGCGTTTTCGCGCAACGTTCGAGAGTGCGGCCATTGGCATGGCGCAGGTGGGCCCTGACGGATCCTGGCTGCACGCGAACAGGAAAGTCTGCGAAATCCTCGGCTATTCGGAAGCTGAGTTGAAGCAGCGGAATTTTCAGTCCCTCACCCATCCGGAAGACCTCCCGCTTGGGATCGCGCAGATGGAGGAAATGCTTACCGGAAAGCGCAGCTCGATGCAGATCGAGAAGCGCTATATCCGGAAGGACGGCGAGATTGTTTGGGCCAACCTGACCGTTGCCTGCGTCCGCAACGACGCGGGCGGCGTTGACTACATGATTTCGGTGATCGAGGACATCACCGAGAAGAAGCAGATACGCCGTGATCTGATGGAAAGCGAGACCCGCTTCGGCGCAGCCCAGCAGACCATGCCGGACGGGTTCATGATCTTCAGCAGTATCCGGAATGAACGCGGCAGGATCGAAGACTTTCAGTGTGAATATGGCAACCCCGCTGCGGGCCGGCTTTTGGCGATCGATCCGGAGGACATGCCGGGTCACCGTATGCTGGTGCGAAACCCCCTGAACGCCGACATTGGGCTGTTCGACATTTACTGCGGCGTTGTGGAGTCCGGGCGTACGGCGCAGGGCGAGCTTCAGTTTCCCTTCCAGAATGGCACGATCAAATGGTTCCGCTATTCGATTGTGAAAGTGGATGACGGGTTCGCTGTGGCGTTTACGGACATCAGCGATGCAAAGGCGGCCGAGCTGAAGCTGAAAGAAAGCGAGGAACGTTTCCGCGCTGCCCAGCAGACGACGCCAGATGGCTTCCTGATGTTCGGCACCGTCCACGACGACAATGGGGAAATTGCCGATTTTGTCTGCGAATACGCAAACCCGGCGGCTCACTTGATTGCCCGTCGTGAAGGCCAGGATATGGTCGGTCAGACCCTGCTGAAGGACACGGAGCTCGAACGGAATCACCCCCTGTTTCATATGTATACCCGGATCGTGGAGACGGGTGAGCCGCTGGAAACCGAAGCTCTGTTGCCGATTACAAAAGAGGGGCGCTGGCTACGGATTGCCGCTGTGAAAATAGAGAAGGGGTTTGCCGTCACGTTCTCCGATGTCACCGACCGCAAGAAATCGGAGCTGCGGTTGCAGGAAAGCGAAGCGCGCCTTCGTGCCTTCCACCAGACGGCTCCCGACGGGTTCGTGATCTTCCGCAGTATCCGCAACGCGGCTGGCGAAATCACTGATTTCCGGTTTGTCTATGCCAACCCCGCTGCGCAACAGACCTCCGAGCTCAGCGAAGAGGAACTGAAGCAAACCACGATGCTGGCTGAAGCGCCTGCGCTGAAATCAGTGGGCGTGCTCGACAAATATATCGATATCGCGGAAACCGGAAAACCCTGGCAGGGAGAGTTCTTCTATCCGGGGGAGTTTAGGCAGGCCTGGTACCATGTGACGGCGGTCAAGGTCGATGACGGCATCGCGATTTCGTACAAGAACATTTCCGCCCAGAAGCAGTCTGAGGCGAGGCTGCGGGAGCAGGAAGAGCGCGCACGGGCCATTCTCAACAGCCTGATTTCCTTTGTAACGCTGCTGACGCCCGACGGCATCATCCTCGAAGTCAACGATTCCGCTCTGGCAACCGCGAACCTGTCCCAGTCCGATGTCGTCGGGAAATATTTCTGGGACACCTACTGGTGGTCCCACGATGCCGATGCCCGCGAGGAATTGCGGCAGTGCGTTTTGCAGGCGGCCAAGGGAGAGCGGGTGCGGCACGATACGACGATCCGGATTTCCGGGGACGAACGTATTGCGGTCGCCAACCTGCTCGCACCGGTCTTGGATGATGATGGTGCCGTGACGAGCGTTGTGGCTTCAGGCTTTGATATTTCCGACCGCAAGAAGGCCGAGCAGCATCGGGAGATGCTGGTGGACGAACTCAGTCACCGGGTTAAGAACTCCCTTGCGACCGTGCAGACCATCGCGTCGCATTCGCTGCGCGAAGCGTCTGATCTGGAATCCTTCCGGGAAACATTCGTTGGCCGGTTGATGGCGATTTCCAAATGCCACGATCTGTTGGTCGATACGACGCGCAACGATGCCGACATTTCGCAACTCGTGCGTGACCAGGTCCTGCCTTATGCCCAGGGTGGCATCGACCGGCAGGTGACGATGTCGGGGCCTCCACTGGTGCTGGGGCCTGAAGCGGCGCACACGTTCGGCCTCATCCTGCACGAACTGGCGACGAATGCCGCGAAATACGGGGCCCTTTCGAACGAGCAGGGACGGCTGGACATCAGCTGGAAGCGCGGTCCGGACCCCCAACAGCCTGATGCCGTCCTGACCTGGGTAGAGACCGGCGGACCGGTGGTGGAGCCGCCGACGCGCCGTGGGTTCGGCAGTGTGCTGATTGAGCAGAGCCTGTCTCATGCGCTCGGCGGAAAAGCGAAGATCGAATATCGACCGGAAGGCCTGTGGGCCGAATTCCGGTTCCGTAAAAGGGCGCAATGA
- the pspB gene encoding envelope stress response membrane protein PspB: MPEEIFAITIVGIIFIGFPAIIFHYITQWRKQKTLMPDDERMMEDLWRSAKAMERRIETLERLLEAGETEEHRPPPRRSRPTFDD; encoded by the coding sequence ATGCCTGAAGAAATTTTCGCCATAACCATCGTCGGTATCATCTTCATCGGCTTTCCGGCGATCATCTTCCACTACATTACCCAGTGGCGGAAGCAGAAGACCCTGATGCCCGACGATGAGCGGATGATGGAAGATCTCTGGCGCTCCGCGAAAGCCATGGAACGCCGGATCGAAACGCTCGAACGCCTGCTCGAAGCGGGGGAGACGGAGGAACACCGTCCTCCGCCCCGCCGCTCCCGCCCCACTTTTGACGACTGA
- a CDS encoding CsbD family protein: MDKEHVKSAAKKAEGTLKEATGKAVGDKSLEMKGKMDQAEGEVREKVGDVKDKLGK; this comes from the coding sequence ATGGACAAGGAACATGTGAAGAGCGCCGCCAAGAAGGCTGAAGGCACGCTGAAGGAAGCGACCGGCAAGGCCGTCGGCGACAAAAGCCTCGAAATGAAAGGCAAGATGGACCAGGCCGAAGGCGAAGTCCGCGAAAAGGTCGGCGACGTGAAAGACAAGCTGGGCAAGTAA
- a CDS encoding YcgN family cysteine cluster protein has product MVGRAGMTAPFWKQKTLEQMTRDEWESLCDGCAKCCLLKLEDEDTGEIAYTKLHCRLLDGQACACMDYENRKKIVEDCVILTPQNVAEIKWMPRTCAYRLVLEGKDLPEWHHLVCGDRNRVHTTGNSVRGRTVSEDTVFDEDPEDWIVDWEGNEP; this is encoded by the coding sequence ATGGTCGGCCGCGCAGGCATGACCGCGCCCTTCTGGAAACAGAAAACGCTCGAACAGATGACGCGGGACGAGTGGGAGTCGCTTTGCGACGGCTGCGCCAAATGCTGCCTGCTGAAACTGGAAGACGAAGACACAGGCGAGATCGCCTACACCAAGCTGCACTGCCGCCTGCTCGACGGGCAGGCCTGTGCCTGCATGGATTATGAGAACCGCAAGAAGATCGTCGAGGATTGCGTGATCCTGACGCCGCAGAATGTGGCGGAGATCAAATGGATGCCGCGCACCTGCGCCTACCGCCTCGTGCTGGAAGGCAAGGATCTGCCGGAGTGGCATCATCTCGTCTGCGGCGACCGCAACCGCGTCCACACCACAGGCAATTCCGTCCGGGGCCGGACCGTCTCCGAAGATACGGTCTTCGACGAAGACCCCGAAGACTGGATCGTCGACTGGGAAGGCAATGAGCCATAG
- the mnmC gene encoding FAD-dependent 5-carboxymethylaminomethyl-2-thiouridine(34) oxidoreductase MnmC: protein MTRLLTQPEIDWKDDGTPVARAAGDVYFTAGDGLGETRAVFLAGCSLPEAWTGREAFTIAETGFGTGLNFLAAWDLWRANRPSPTAFLHFVSYEGFPLAKEDAERALSAWPELAGLSERLIAVWPGPVRGVRHFVWPEDGVTLTLHLADIAESFPDSVYHADAWFLDGFSPARNEAMWAADLFKWASERSVPGAQAATFTVAGAVRRGLADAGFSVAKAPGHGRKRERLEARLATPPAPQPDVFGLSRPLPRANRIAILGAGIAGANAAHALTQLGAESVVFDPADGPATGGSGNPMGLVMPRLDAGDTAQARLLVDAYLAARHTYQGRPGVTETDVRQVPKDAAETARFEKLLADPPLPLEDLEALSGGGLLHKRALIVEPAKLIPSLLDGVEQHYGEMPEVSLAARTVNGTEFDAIILANGMAAGAMLPWLGLEARMGQVDFTDGPADAPPFAMASGTYALALGLKRLWGATFDKVAPDTAPFTSDAAREENLKGVEALSPYWIRDATGPDIASRASLRATTTDRLPLIGAVPDHEAFLETFAGMRKGRPADADAPLLDRVFVSSGFGARGFTWGPWAGSVLAARLCCAPAPASRSALEAVAPARLLLRALKRGRA, encoded by the coding sequence ATGACGCGCCTGCTGACTCAGCCTGAAATCGACTGGAAGGATGACGGTACGCCGGTCGCCCGGGCGGCAGGTGATGTCTACTTCACGGCGGGCGACGGGCTGGGTGAAACGCGCGCGGTTTTTCTGGCCGGATGCAGCCTGCCGGAAGCGTGGACCGGGCGGGAAGCTTTCACGATCGCCGAAACAGGCTTCGGCACGGGGCTGAACTTCCTTGCGGCCTGGGATCTCTGGCGCGCGAACCGGCCATCACCGACCGCTTTCCTGCATTTCGTGAGCTATGAAGGCTTTCCCCTCGCCAAGGAAGATGCCGAACGCGCCCTGTCAGCCTGGCCGGAGCTGGCCGGTCTTTCAGAGCGCCTGATTGCCGTCTGGCCAGGCCCTGTACGGGGCGTACGCCACTTTGTCTGGCCGGAAGACGGCGTGACGCTTACGCTCCATCTTGCTGATATTGCTGAGTCTTTTCCGGACAGCGTTTACCATGCCGATGCCTGGTTTCTCGACGGGTTCAGCCCGGCCAGGAACGAGGCCATGTGGGCCGCGGACCTCTTCAAATGGGCAAGTGAACGCAGCGTACCGGGTGCGCAGGCCGCAACCTTCACCGTGGCGGGTGCTGTGCGGCGCGGATTGGCGGATGCAGGCTTTTCGGTCGCCAAGGCGCCCGGTCATGGCCGGAAGCGCGAACGTCTGGAGGCCCGGCTGGCCACGCCGCCCGCGCCTCAGCCGGATGTTTTCGGCCTCAGCCGCCCCCTGCCCCGCGCAAACCGTATTGCCATTCTCGGCGCCGGCATTGCCGGGGCAAACGCAGCCCACGCGCTGACGCAGCTGGGCGCTGAGTCCGTGGTCTTCGACCCGGCAGACGGCCCGGCCACTGGCGGCAGCGGCAATCCGATGGGCCTTGTCATGCCCCGGCTGGATGCCGGTGACACGGCGCAGGCCCGGTTACTGGTCGATGCCTATCTCGCCGCACGGCACACCTATCAGGGACGGCCGGGCGTCACCGAAACGGACGTGCGGCAGGTCCCGAAAGATGCAGCGGAAACGGCGCGGTTCGAAAAACTGCTGGCCGATCCGCCCCTGCCGCTCGAAGACCTGGAAGCGCTTTCCGGCGGCGGCCTCCTACACAAGCGCGCGCTGATCGTGGAACCGGCCAAGCTGATCCCTTCCCTGCTGGATGGGGTGGAACAGCATTATGGAGAAATGCCGGAAGTGAGCCTCGCCGCCCGGACGGTGAATGGCACGGAATTCGACGCCATCATCCTCGCCAATGGTATGGCGGCGGGCGCGATGCTGCCCTGGCTTGGCCTTGAGGCACGGATGGGCCAGGTGGATTTTACCGATGGCCCGGCAGACGCTCCGCCCTTCGCCATGGCGAGCGGGACCTACGCCCTCGCGCTCGGCCTGAAGCGGCTCTGGGGCGCAACCTTCGACAAGGTTGCTCCGGATACGGCGCCCTTCACGTCGGATGCCGCGCGCGAAGAGAATTTGAAAGGCGTCGAGGCCCTCTCCCCCTACTGGATCCGCGACGCGACAGGGCCGGACATCGCCTCCCGCGCCAGCCTGAGGGCCACGACAACGGACCGCCTGCCCCTGATCGGGGCGGTGCCCGATCATGAGGCCTTCCTCGAAACCTTTGCCGGCATGCGGAAAGGGCGCCCGGCAGATGCGGACGCCCCTTTGCTGGATCGTGTTTTTGTTTCGTCCGGCTTCGGCGCCCGCGGGTTTACCTGGGGGCCGTGGGCCGGGTCGGTGCTTGCCGCCCGCCTGTGCTGCGCGCCTGCCCCGGCCAGCCGGTCCGCGCTGGAGGCCGTGGCCCCGGCGCGCCTGCTGCTGAGGGCGTTAAAGCGAGGTCGCGCCTAG
- a CDS encoding GNAT family N-acetyltransferase gives METFEIRKEDGETGGRYVTVVDGHEAEMTYSKAGTSRIIIDHTGVPKALGGRGVGVALVQRAVEDARAAGLKIIPLCPFAKAQIEKHKEWQDVLA, from the coding sequence ATGGAAACCTTCGAGATCCGCAAGGAAGATGGGGAAACGGGCGGGCGCTATGTCACCGTCGTGGACGGCCATGAGGCCGAGATGACCTATTCGAAGGCGGGCACGTCCCGCATCATCATCGACCATACCGGGGTGCCGAAAGCGCTTGGCGGGCGCGGCGTCGGCGTGGCACTGGTGCAACGCGCCGTCGAAGATGCCCGGGCCGCGGGCCTGAAAATCATCCCCCTCTGCCCCTTTGCGAAGGCGCAGATCGAGAAACACAAGGAATGGCAGGACGTTCTGGCATGA
- the pspA gene encoding phage shock protein PspA, translated as MGLFSRLGDIINSNINSMLDNAENPEKIARLIIQEMEDTLVEVRTAAARAMADKKEMERDIAHFTTIRDDWAAKAELAIDKGREDLARGALVAKQKAEAEIDRRKNAMAAAEEAFEKRQDDLSKLQAKLDEAKAKHRALMMRREAAEQRIRMRSQVYDGRVDEALARYGNIERKVDEMEAYADQIRGTEPTLEAQFAALEQDESIEKELAALKAKRSKSSSKKSEG; from the coding sequence ATGGGTTTGTTCTCCCGCCTCGGTGACATCATCAACTCGAACATCAATTCGATGCTCGACAATGCCGAAAATCCCGAAAAAATCGCGCGCCTGATCATTCAGGAAATGGAAGACACGCTGGTCGAGGTCCGCACCGCGGCTGCCCGCGCCATGGCCGACAAGAAAGAGATGGAACGCGACATCGCTCACTTCACGACCATCCGTGACGACTGGGCTGCCAAGGCCGAGCTTGCCATCGACAAGGGCCGTGAAGACCTTGCCCGCGGCGCCCTGGTCGCCAAACAGAAGGCGGAAGCCGAAATCGACCGCCGCAAGAATGCGATGGCCGCCGCCGAGGAAGCCTTCGAAAAGCGCCAGGACGATCTGTCCAAGCTGCAGGCCAAGCTCGACGAGGCCAAGGCAAAGCATCGTGCCCTGATGATGCGCCGCGAAGCCGCCGAGCAGCGGATCCGCATGCGCAGCCAGGTCTATGACGGCCGCGTCGACGAAGCGCTTGCCCGCTATGGCAATATCGAGCGCAAGGTCGACGAGATGGAAGCCTATGCTGACCAGATCCGCGGCACCGAGCCGACCCTCGAAGCCCAGTTCGCTGCCCTCGAGCAGGATGAAAGCATCGAGAAGGAGCTCGCCGCCCTGAAGGCCAAGCGTTCCAAGTCGTCTTCCAAGAAGTCGGAGGGCTGA
- the pspF gene encoding phage shock protein operon transcriptional activator: MIGQTTQLIGESPAWLSAQEHVSRVATLERPILVIGERGTGKELIGERLHFLSKRWEGPFIKVNCAALSETLLDSELFGHERGAFTGATEQRKGRFELADGGTIFLDEIATASQQVQEKLLRVVEYGEFQRLGGSRVLTTNVRIIAATNADLPAMAEAGEFRSDLLDRLAFDVITLPPLRARRGDASLLADYFARRMAIEMGEDFPGFAPSAIAAIEAHDWPGNVRELRNFAQRLTHRSMVMTPGEPVVFDPAAMDPFESPWRPASSPGKPAPTQAPPPESAPGRIDPSVTADFQAQVAAFEMRLIDEALSWAKGHQGQAADALGLTYHQFRGLLKKHDYGKKPGKPKDDEEGTPISGSPRPAM; the protein is encoded by the coding sequence ATGATTGGTCAAACCACACAGCTGATCGGGGAGTCCCCGGCCTGGCTCAGCGCGCAGGAGCATGTCTCCCGCGTGGCGACGCTGGAAAGGCCGATCCTGGTGATTGGCGAGCGCGGGACCGGCAAGGAACTGATCGGCGAGCGCCTGCACTTCCTGTCGAAGCGCTGGGAAGGCCCGTTCATCAAGGTGAACTGCGCGGCCCTCTCCGAAACGCTTCTCGACAGCGAACTGTTCGGCCATGAACGCGGCGCCTTCACGGGCGCCACCGAGCAGCGCAAAGGCCGGTTCGAACTCGCCGATGGCGGCACGATCTTTCTCGACGAGATCGCCACCGCCTCCCAGCAGGTACAGGAAAAACTGTTGCGGGTGGTGGAATATGGCGAGTTCCAGCGCCTCGGCGGCTCCCGCGTGCTGACCACCAATGTGCGGATCATCGCGGCCACGAATGCCGACCTGCCTGCCATGGCCGAAGCCGGCGAGTTCCGCTCGGACCTGCTCGACCGGCTTGCCTTCGACGTGATTACGCTCCCCCCCCTACGCGCGCGGCGGGGCGATGCGAGCCTGCTGGCCGATTACTTCGCCCGGCGCATGGCAATCGAGATGGGCGAGGATTTTCCGGGCTTCGCCCCGTCCGCCATTGCCGCCATCGAAGCCCATGACTGGCCGGGGAATGTACGGGAGCTGCGCAATTTCGCCCAACGGCTCACACATCGCTCCATGGTCATGACCCCCGGAGAGCCGGTTGTTTTCGACCCGGCTGCAATGGACCCGTTCGAGTCGCCCTGGCGGCCGGCATCATCACCCGGAAAGCCTGCGCCGACACAAGCGCCCCCGCCGGAAAGCGCGCCGGGCCGGATCGATCCATCGGTGACGGCCGATTTCCAGGCACAGGTGGCGGCGTTCGAAATGCGCCTGATCGATGAGGCCCTCAGTTGGGCGAAAGGTCATCAGGGCCAGGCCGCCGATGCGCTGGGGCTGACTTATCACCAGTTCCGCGGCCTCCTGAAAAAGCACGACTACGGAAAGAAACCCGGCAAGCCGAAAGATGATGAGGAAGGCACGCCCATCAGCGGCAGTCCTCGCCCGGCCATGTAG
- a CDS encoding MarR family transcriptional regulator: protein MSPATLEPDTGIQIPSLDDHLCLGIYSASLAIQRTYKPMLDAMGITYPQYLVLNLLWSEDGQTVGGLAHHLDLEPSTLTPLLKRLEASGHVTRARNPENERQVLIHVTQKGRDLRAEVGCMGATLIANSGMSLEDLAALNQQVRKLRDNLNRHLRQPPPK, encoded by the coding sequence ATGAGCCCAGCAACACTCGAACCGGACACAGGCATCCAGATTCCGAGCCTCGACGACCATCTCTGTCTCGGCATCTATTCAGCGAGCCTCGCCATCCAGCGCACTTACAAGCCGATGCTGGACGCGATGGGAATCACTTATCCGCAATACCTGGTCCTGAACCTGCTCTGGTCTGAAGACGGCCAGACGGTTGGCGGGCTGGCCCATCATCTGGATCTCGAACCCAGCACCCTGACGCCCCTTCTGAAGCGGCTGGAAGCCTCGGGTCATGTGACGCGGGCGCGCAATCCGGAGAACGAGCGGCAGGTCCTGATCCATGTCACGCAGAAAGGGCGCGACCTGCGCGCCGAAGTCGGCTGCATGGGGGCAACGCTCATCGCAAATTCAGGCATGAGCCTTGAGGATCTGGCGGCCCTGAACCAGCAAGTCAGGAAATTGCGGGACAATCTCAACCGGCACCTGAGACAGCCGCCCCCTAAATGA